Proteins co-encoded in one Tachysurus fulvidraco isolate hzauxx_2018 chromosome 17, HZAU_PFXX_2.0, whole genome shotgun sequence genomic window:
- the LOC113635630 gene encoding cytochrome P450 2F2-like isoform X1 has protein sequence MLGSWILLVLCVCLLYLFISIKRPKDFPPGPQPIPIFGNLFHFNIKNPLKDFEKFAEQYGNVYSLYIGTKPAVVLTGLKAIREALVNKAADFSGRPHNIFKDVTKGKGIIMADYGPQWKEHRRFALMTLRNFGLGKQSMEKRILGEIEHLVAKLEKYAGSSLYPQTLFHDAASNIIYLVLFGTRYDYGDEILKVYVRLYTENTKIANGAWSMIYDAFPMVRSLPLPFKKAFDNYRTLKTLTLNMINNHKTSRVPGQPRDFVDCYLDELDKKDSKSTFSENQLVVYIMDLHIAGTDTTSNTLLTAILYLMVHPDIQKRCQQEIDEVLGNKPQPSFEDRHDMPYTQAMIHEIQRIANTVPLSVFHCTTRDTDLMGYSIPKGTMIIPNLSSVLGQEGQWKFPQEFNPSNFLNEQGQFEKSEAFIPFSAGPRVCLGEGLARMELFLFLVTLLRRYEFLWPEDAGEPDFSPVFGITLTPKPYRMEVRLRKQAGEM, from the exons ATGCTGGGCTCCTGGATCCtacttgtgttgtgtgtctgcctCCTCTACCTCTTCATCAGTATCAAGAGGCCCAAGGATTTCCCTCCTGGACCACAACCCATCCCTATATTCGGGAACTTGTTTCACTTTAACATCAAAAATCCTCTGAAAGACTTTGAGAAG TTTGCTGAGCAATATGGAAACGTTTACAGCCTGTATATTGGGACGAAACCGGCCGTCGTTTTAACCGGTTTAAAAGCAATAAGAGAAGCTCTGGTGAACAAGGCTGCAGATTTTTCAGGACGTCCACACAACATATTTAAGGATGTAACTAAAGGAAAAG GAATCATAATGGCTGATTACGGTCCTCAGTGGAAGGAGCATCGGCGCTTTGCTCTCATGACCTTAAGGAACTTTGGCTTGGGAAAGCAGTCTATGGAGAAGAGGATTCTGGGAGAAATTGAACACCTTGTTGCAAAATTGGAGAAATATGCAG GAAGTTCCTTGTATCCTCAGACATTGTTCCATGATGCGGCATCAAATATAATCTACCTGGTTTTGTTTGGCACTCGCTATGACTACGGTGACGAAATACTTAAAGTGTACGTTCGGCTGTATACCGAAAACACAAAGATTGCGAATGGAGCTTGGTCAATG ATCTATGATGCATTTCCTATGGTCAGGTCCTTGCCCCTTCCCTTCAAAAAAGCCTTTGACAATTATAGAACACTTAAAACCTTGACTTTGAATATGATCAACAATCACAAGACATCAAGAGTCCCAGGACAACCAAGAGATTTTGTCGACTGCTATCTGGATGAGCTTGATAAG aaagacaGCAAATCCACATTCAGTGAAAACCAACTTGTGGTGTATATTATGGATCTGCATATAGCTGGAACTGACACCACATCCAACACGCTCCTTACGGCGATTCTTTACCTCATGGTTCATCCGGACATCCAGA AGAGATGCCAGCAGGAGATCGATGAAGTTCTGGGGAATAAACCACAGCCCTCTTTCGAGGACAGACACGACATGCCGTACACACAGGCTATGATTCACGAGATTCAGCGCATCGCCAATACCGTTCCTCTGAGTGTCTTCCACTGTACCACAAGAGATACTGATCTTATGGGCTACAGCATCCCAAAG GGAACTATGATCATCCCCAACTTGTCCTCAGTGCTGGGTCAGGAAGGCCAGTGGAAATTTCCTCAAGAGTTCAACCCATCAAACTTCCTCAATGAGCAAGGACAGTTCGAGAAGTCTGAAGCCTTCATACCGTTTTCTGCAG GGCCTCGTGTGTGTCTCGGAGAAGGTCTGGCTCGCATGGAGCTCTTTCTTTTCTTGGTGACTCTCCTGCGCCGCTATGAGTTCCTTTGGCCTGAAGATGCAGGAGAACCAGATTTCTCTCCTGTGTTTGGAATAACACTTACACCCAAACCATACAGGATGGAAGTCAGGCTTAGAAAGCAAGCTGGGGAAATGTAG
- the LOC113635610 gene encoding cytochrome P450 2F2-like → MLGSWILLVLCVCLLYLFISIKRPKDFPPGPQPIPIFGNLFQFNIKNPLKDFEKFAEQYGNVYSLYIGTKPAVVLTGLKAIREALVNKAADFSGRPNNMYKDANKGKGIIVADYGPRWKEHRRFALMTLRNFGLGKQSMEKRILGEIEHLVAKLEKYAGSSLYPQTLFHDAASNIIYLVLFGTRYDYGDEILKVYVRLYTENTKIANGTWSMIYDAFPMVRSLPLPFKKAIDNYRTLNTLTLNMINNHKTSRVPGQPRDFVDCYLDELDKKDSKSTFSEDQLVVYIMDLHIAGTDTTSNTLLTAILYLMVHSDIQKRCQQEIDEVLGNKPQPSFEDRHNMPYTQAMIHEIQRIAITVPLSVFHCTTKDTDLMGYSIPKGTMIIPNLSSVLGQEDQWKFSQEFNPSNFLNEQGQFEKSEAFIPFSAGPRVCLGEGLARMELFLFLVTLLRRYEFLWPEDAGEPDFTPVFGITLTPKPYRMEVRLRKQAEEM, encoded by the exons ATGCTGGGCTCCTGGATCCtacttgtgttgtgtgtctgcctCCTCTACCTCTTCATCAGTATCAAGAGGCCCAAGGATTTCCCTCCTGGACCACAACCCATCCCTATATTCGGGAACTTGTTTCAGTTTAACATCAAAAATCCTCTGAAAGACTTTGAGAAG TTTGCTGAGCAATATGGAAACGTTTACAGCCTGTATATTGGGACGAAACCGGCCGTCGTTTTAACCGGTTTAAAAGCAATAAGAGAAGCTCTGGTGAACAAGGCTGCAGATTTTTCAGGACGTCCAAACAACATGTATAAGGATGCAAATAAAGGAAAAG GAATCATAGTGGCAGATTACGGTCCTCGGTGGAAGGAGCATCGACGCTTTGCTCTCATGACCTTAAGGAACTTTGGCTTGGGAAAGCAGTCTATGGAGAAGAGGATTCTGGGAGAAATTGAACACCTTGTTGCAAAATTGGAGAAATATGCAG GAAGTTCCTTGTATCCTCAGACCTTGTTCCATGATGCAGCATCAAATATAATCTACCTGGTTTTGTTTGGCACTCGCTATGACTACGGTGACGAAATACTTAAAGTGTACGTTCGGCTGTATACCGAAAACACAAAGATTGCGAATGGAACTTGGTCAATG ATCTATGATGCATTTCCTATGGTCAGGTCCTTGCCCCTTCCCTTCAAAAAAGCTATTGACAATTATAGAACGCTTAACACCTTGACTTTGAATATGATCAACAATCACAAGACATCAAGAGTCCCAGGACAACCAAGAGATTTTGTCGACTGCTATCTGGATGAGCTTGATAAG aaagacAGCAAATCCACATTCAGTGAAGACCAACTTGTGGTGTATATTATGGATCTGCATATAGCTGGAACTGACACCACATCCAACACGCTCCTTACGGCGATTCTTTACCTCATGGTTCATTCGGACATCCAGA AGAGATGCCAGCAGGAGATCGATGAAGTTCTGGGGAATAAACCACAGCCCTCTTTCGAGGACAGACACAACATGCCGTACACACAGGCTATGATTCACGAGATTCAGCGCATCGCCATTACCGTCCCTCTGAGTGTCTTCCACTGTACCACAAAAGATACTGATCTTATGGGCTACAGCATCCCAAAG GGAACTATGATCATCCCCAACTTGTCCTCAGTGCTGGGTCAGGAAGACCAGTGGAAATTTTCTCAAGAGTTCAACCCATCAAACTTCCTCAATGAGCAAGGGCAGTTCGAGAAGTCTGAAGCCTTCATACCGTTTTCTGCAG GGCCTCGTGTGTGTCTCGGAGAAGGTCTGGCTCGCATGGAGCTCTTTCTTTTCTTGGTGACTCTCCTGCGCCGCTATGAGTTCCTTTGGCCTGAAGATGCAGGAGAACCAGATTTCACTCCTGTGTTTGGAATAACACTTACACCCAAACCATACCGGATGGAAGTCAGGCTTAGAAAGCAAGCTGAGGAAATGTAG
- the LOC113635630 gene encoding cytochrome P450 2F2-like isoform X2 gives MLGSWILLVLCVCLLYHFINIKRPKDFPPGPQPIPIFGNLFQFNIKNPLKDFEKFAEQYGNVYSLYIGTKPAVVLTGLKAIREALVNKAADFSGRPHNIFKDVTKGKGIIMADYGPQWKEHRRFALMTLRNFGLGKQSMEKRILGEIEHLVAKLEKYAGSSLYPQTLFHDAASNIIYLVLFGTRYDYGDEILKVYVRLYTENTKIANGAWSMIYDAFPMVRSLPLPFKKAFDNYRTLKTLTLNMINNHKTSRVPGQPRDFVDCYLDELDKKDSKSTFSENQLVVYIMDLHIAGTDTTSNTLLTAILYLMVHPDIQKRCQQEIDEVLGNKPQPSFEDRHDMPYTQAMIHEIQRIANTVPLSVFHCTTRDTDLMGYSIPKGTMIIPNLSSVLGQEGQWKFPQEFNPSNFLNEQGQFEKSEAFIPFSAGPRVCLGEGLARMELFLFLVTLLRRYEFLWPEDAGEPDFSPVFGITLTPKPYRMEVRLRKQAGEM, from the exons ATGCTGGGCTCCTGGATCCtacttgtgttgtgtgtctgcctCCTCTACCACTTCATCAATATCAAGAGGCCCAAGGATTTCCCTCCTGGACCACAACCCATCCCTATATTCGGGAACTTGTTTCAGTTTAACATAAAAAATCCTCTGAAAGACTTTGAGAAG TTTGCTGAGCAATATGGAAACGTTTACAGCCTGTATATTGGGACGAAACCGGCCGTCGTTTTAACCGGTTTAAAAGCAATAAGAGAAGCTCTGGTGAACAAGGCTGCAGATTTTTCAGGACGTCCACACAACATATTTAAGGATGTAACTAAAGGAAAAG GAATCATAATGGCTGATTACGGTCCTCAGTGGAAGGAGCATCGGCGCTTTGCTCTCATGACCTTAAGGAACTTTGGCTTGGGAAAGCAGTCTATGGAGAAGAGGATTCTGGGAGAAATTGAACACCTTGTTGCAAAATTGGAGAAATATGCAG GAAGTTCCTTGTATCCTCAGACATTGTTCCATGATGCGGCATCAAATATAATCTACCTGGTTTTGTTTGGCACTCGCTATGACTACGGTGACGAAATACTTAAAGTGTACGTTCGGCTGTATACCGAAAACACAAAGATTGCGAATGGAGCTTGGTCAATG ATCTATGATGCATTTCCTATGGTCAGGTCCTTGCCCCTTCCCTTCAAAAAAGCCTTTGACAATTATAGAACACTTAAAACCTTGACTTTGAATATGATCAACAATCACAAGACATCAAGAGTCCCAGGACAACCAAGAGATTTTGTCGACTGCTATCTGGATGAGCTTGATAAG aaagacaGCAAATCCACATTCAGTGAAAACCAACTTGTGGTGTATATTATGGATCTGCATATAGCTGGAACTGACACCACATCCAACACGCTCCTTACGGCGATTCTTTACCTCATGGTTCATCCGGACATCCAGA AGAGATGCCAGCAGGAGATCGATGAAGTTCTGGGGAATAAACCACAGCCCTCTTTCGAGGACAGACACGACATGCCGTACACACAGGCTATGATTCACGAGATTCAGCGCATCGCCAATACCGTTCCTCTGAGTGTCTTCCACTGTACCACAAGAGATACTGATCTTATGGGCTACAGCATCCCAAAG GGAACTATGATCATCCCCAACTTGTCCTCAGTGCTGGGTCAGGAAGGCCAGTGGAAATTTCCTCAAGAGTTCAACCCATCAAACTTCCTCAATGAGCAAGGACAGTTCGAGAAGTCTGAAGCCTTCATACCGTTTTCTGCAG GGCCTCGTGTGTGTCTCGGAGAAGGTCTGGCTCGCATGGAGCTCTTTCTTTTCTTGGTGACTCTCCTGCGCCGCTATGAGTTCCTTTGGCCTGAAGATGCAGGAGAACCAGATTTCTCTCCTGTGTTTGGAATAACACTTACACCCAAACCATACAGGATGGAAGTCAGGCTTAGAAAGCAAGCTGGGGAAATGTAG